The proteins below come from a single Rosa rugosa chromosome 2, drRosRugo1.1, whole genome shotgun sequence genomic window:
- the LOC133734414 gene encoding uncharacterized protein LOC133734414 isoform X1 has product MEEGSSASEDQVMVEEDYESEVMGEELPKVELKENHEAKLKELLHKITSNEIKLCAAGVKEFIKLLKGDSGGELLYYYVQNSAQCSELLGAWNLRRGKPGMFYILKLISVVLSHPDGVYEANDMGRLGVSRVLDKFARSIIEQQLGDVHKELKSSEAKRQKAALLLLASIVRRGSVLASEVEKKFDFKLQGFCKLGEYKMRPNEKRRKLSLRKLFVGFAMSFLEVGAPGLLRSVIRQKEMYSCVLRWLGNDDEETVIYVLSTLQNRILVEGSSVPPALRSVLFGSGTLEQLANISGRENGGASAELAYRVLVMVCTDPSNGLMADPKRHLKGNLKRQIDLMKKLKATEIGYHRDLLLAVVSGRPSLGAAYMEEFPYNLEDYASPKWFSVVTLAANLVSSVGSGLPALFDNVDVQDVMKCLYPRQFNRSMINKGLLHSDFLVKHGTLRHLLEALKLLDSFLGVLNCRDQHVSESLKQEFQNEVQSLLPDPQLFKTLLSSMSSNSRKRTADLEKFPEHSPKNVKKLKTDFGNKDSDIVVGGISFGPDTSENEDSLVNVMADLWGFDPCSTPITALKDADLYFYCRVLDAFKIYLQIMPTGLEGSFEFLMKLLSSPLALQNNLQCSLLSLLIEYIGWSPRNRTRIKTPPLMYKHLQTLMKLLIFSPLSDIKDQAYCLTQAAMLSTGAFDRNQHEIASWFLFIPGFDRGKSSVEVLGVGVLQSLANAVISFLSDAVSTTGKNFFKHWDLIVKRDNYHLETVKAGDVSPQAPLILRVLQNCLRLLDSGSGTFTLPEKTMISTYVCNTLKYILKTQVDARFLSSMICSLLVERLGDCSATHQSRGNCEWRPLNSLFLFSQSISDREICCISSIDNKAKPSGSSFALALEEVGRLARGGSDGELAGITKAFFSSFICTTPDEILANFPSVMAISQCLLGLPFTLFSSIFFLEPTLLPRVSKFWPEVFFPGLSMALTNICCKGGIEIACGSPDHASYTGEAICNQNCGANEAAATAFSLFFMKAPFHVLFPAIMCIDGPYSLEPSKIQDLLLAKLSDCATDYDLISYLRLVLFWLYQIRSSCTVEQLVGFQQLSEICSVLVKNLLSQLLVADSDSLRTSSVNLSSHDIQKVAETIFYHPAITTSLSCPLECSEDLPEGNLPDNVDALINLSRGKVHRLDHHALDILATTCKYLFSLCNDNQFTLEVEDGDATKFVKAFNVLVHKLFQEVKVKFDHSIRSNNCMAFLPTFYALHALSGFISPFELLELVRWMFSRVDVDGNQKSAICFGSCIAGGAFRNLSNYLQQPNTKRKAFDLFWTMEENNINSYIVEEIYIKISKLAFLLESEVVDHCLLEAMNVVYRQKCMQKCNFHPLIIVMSRVIATTPIEMLSHCIYRTSKTKARLLSLLIDLSSMHLSTFGHLLFGTLDTSCLHNGNVTSDLALSDHDYMMLLPSAVSYMNSVLMKFGEPCYRHFRNIPSFYSKIILDGLLHWKNFVSRDVFHEDFGEVLPSSAEEVLNLINGSLLGKAICMLRYHYALNADSVERKDRLKHFSSIFPASVGHKELIDWDVGGLGSHSFNETLNLVNKIHAKVSFCRMLLFPKDTQVHSLSIEASGNLKDVPLDMEDNKGNSSQMQFLNILVDMWQCIVKTVPSVFHSSQKGHSTDSSSLWRYLEVLILKSIFEVSREMHDSLIRVQSIPFLEKLMKPALLHRFDDPTTLQMLRDLLTFLSGGKFSRVPYLQLLLAHSQFVPTIRSLSKPSHSSHVGAFSRPMSSILRSPVSLTSKQNVDDGECDLETSELYVKQLEVIILLRTLLPFRFQQDGFDFGKDLGIDLREVHLLLLSSYGATLSEIDVEIYNLMRTIECIDGLEHGRFAGMDYLWGSAALKIEKERNLEQSLSYDTINDAEAVKEHRRNQVRENLAIDPKICASTLLYFPYHIVASDELLSLNKFQTDPVDHMHVLCSPDVDAKERYNPIFILRFSIHCLSEGYIEPLEFAGLGLLAIAFMSISSPNDKMRSLGYETLETLQDKLKTCQKKKGVAQIKLLLLYVENGIQQIGQRISSVNAIFAAETSLILLDTSHEHYATLLTLLKRSSALNTKNVPFFSNFFWSSSINFRSERLWILRLLYVGLNFDDDAHVYIKNSILETLLSFYVSPLSDKESKELILQVVKKSVKLHKLARHLVEKCGLFPWLSSLLSISSESRLEDETLCLLQLSVVSEVVNDVVSSRNITEWLQNIALEQLMEFTSHLYKFLATDVTLITDNVAVVNQILKTIISTFKVSQKRTIYQPHFVVSFDGLYKIYKAVKVYNDARSCGTVEFGLKAILMSAPPASIFYVSGEKLSSFIMWAISSAVETDSATMLHSNESRQCFTTIPEEKEVYKNSLISKLLRWLTATVILGKLDWTSSDVDPEFSKSLNLKSLQSLITHADKACGERGRNGYGCEEILASAILYLQQLSGTNYEMLPSVTAALSLLLSNASIYAGFLHDNETVQSLWRKIRCPNEANPAWRWSFDQAWKDAMLEVTDSQKMEELHACESLFVIFSNLLGKQSSELQVSSTQDIDRFGVFEWEKSIITSQKC; this is encoded by the exons ATGGAAGAAGGAAGCTCAGCCTCCGAGGATCAAG TTATGGTGGAGGAAGACTATGAGAGTGAGGTTATGGGAGAAGAATTGCCGAAAGTTGAGCTTAAGGAGAATCATGAAGCGAAACTGAAAGAACTATTGCATAAGATTACTTCTAATGAGATTAAATTATGCGCTGCCGGTGTGAAAGAGTTTATAAAGTTGCTGAAAGGTGATTCTGGAGGTGAATTGCTGTATTACTATGTGCAAAATTCAGCTCAGTGCTCGGAGCTTCTGGGTGCGTGGAATCTCCGGCGAGGGAAGCCGGGGATGTTTTATATACTGAAGTTGATTtctgttgttttgagtcatcCTGATGGGGTTTATGAAGCAAATGATATGGGGAGGTTGGGGGTGAGTAGGGTGTTGGACAAGTTTGCGCGGTCGATTATTGAGCAACAGTTGGGAGATGTGCATAAGGAGTTGAAGAGTAGTGAAGCTAAGCGCCAGAAGGCGGCGCTTTTGCTTTTGGCTTCGATTGTGAGGCGTGGATCGGTGTTGGCGTCTGAGGTTGAAAAGAAGTTTGATTTCAAGCTGCAGGGGTTTTGCAAGTTGGGGGAGTATAAAATGAGGCCAAATGAGAAGAGGAGGAAGCTGTCGTTGAGGAAGTTGTTTGTTGGGTTTGCAATGTCGTTTCTGGAGGTGGGAGCGCCGGGATTGTTGAGGTCGGTTATACGGCAGAAGGAAATGTATTCTTGTGTCCTCCGCTGGCTGGGGAATGATGATGAGGAGACGGTTATATATGTTCTGTCCACATTGCAGAACAGGATACTTGTTGAGGGTTCATCGGTTCCCCCTGCCCTTCGGAGTGTTCTGTTTGGGAGTGGTACTTTAGAACAATTAGCCAATATTTCTGGAAGGGAGAATGGTGGAGCTTCTGCAGAATTGGCATACAGGGTCTTGGTTATGGTTTGCACCGATCCATCTAATGGCCTAATGGCAGATCCAAAGAGACACCTGAAGGGCAATTTAAAGCGGCAAATAGACCTAATGAAGAAGCTTAAGGCGACCGAGATTGGCTATCACAGGGATCTGCTTTTGGCTGTTGTTAGTGGGAGACCGTCTCTTGGTGCAGCATACATGGAAGAGTTCCCTTACAATCTTGAAGATTATGCATCACCCAAATG GTTTTCTGTTGTTACTCTAGCAGCAAACTTGGTTTCCTCTGTGGGTAGCGGGCTCCCAGCCTTGTTTGACAATGTTGATGTGCAGGATGTCATGAAATGCTTGTATCCTCGCCAGTTCAACCGCTCCATGATCAATAAAGGGTTGCTTCACTCTGATTTTCTAGTGAAGCATGGAACTTTAAGGCATCTTTTAGAGGCACTCAAGTTGTTAGATTCCTTCCTTGGTGTTTTAAACTGTAGAGACCAACATGTTTCGGAATCTCTCAAGCAAGAATTTCAAAATGAAGTTCAAAGCTTGCTCCCAGATCCTCAACTTTTTAAGACTCTACTCTCTTCTATGAGTAGCAACTCAAGAAAGAGGACAGCGGATCTGGAGAAGTTCCCAGAACATAGCCCGAAGAAtgtgaaaaaattgaaaacagaTTTTGGAAACAAGGACTCAGATATTGTTGTAGGCGGAATAAGTTTTGGTCCAGATACATCCGAAAATGAAGATAGTCTTGTGAATGTTATGGCAGATCTTTGGGGTTTCGATCCTTGCTCCACACCTATTACTGCACTCAAGGATGCAGACTTATATTTCTACTGTAGGGTGCTCGATGCTTTCAAAATATATCTT CAGATAATGCCCACTGGCTTGGAGGGCTCATTTGAGTTCCTTATGAAGCTCCTAAGCAGTCCTTTAGCATTACAAAATAATCTGCAGTGCTCTCTTTTGTCTTTGCTAATAGAATACATTGGATGGTCTCCAAGGAATAGAACACGAATTAAGACTCCACCCTTGATGTACAAACATCTACAGACATTGATGAAGTTGCTGATTTTTTCACCACTCAGTGACATAAAAGATCAAGCATACTGTCTCACACAAGCAGCTATGTTAAGTACTGGTGCTTTTGACAGAAACCAACATGAAATTGCATCATGGTTCTTGTTTATACCGGGTTTTGATAGAGGAAAATCTTCGGTTGAAGTCCTGGGGGTGGGAGTATTACAAAGCTTGGCTAATGCTGTCATCTCATTCTTATCTGATGCCGTTTCTACTACAGGGAAGAATTTCTTCAAGCATTGGGATCTTATTGTTAAGCGTGATAACTACCATTTGGAAACTGTTAAAG CTGGAGATGTGTCACCTCAGGCCCCTCTAATCTTACGGGTACTGCAGAATTGTCTGAGATTGCTTGATTCTGGATCTGGGACTTTTACGTTACCTGAGAAGACAATGATATCTACCTACGTGTGCAATACACTGAAATATATCTTGAAAACTCAG GTTGATGCACGGTTTCTATCTTCTATGATTTGCTCACTCTTGGTTGAGAGACTTGGTGACTGTTCTGCCACTCATCAGTCTAGGGGCAACTGTGAATGGAGGCCGTTGAAcagtttatttttgttttcccaGAGTATATCTGACCGTGAAATTTGTTGCATTTCTTCTATTGACAATAAGGCTAAGCCTTCTGGTAGTTCTTTTGCACTAGCACTTGAGGAAGTTGGAAGACTTGCAAGAGGTGGGAGTGATGGTGAATTAGCTGGAATAACCAAAGCCTTCTTCTCCTCATTTATCTGTACAACGCCTGATGAAATATTAGCAAACTTTCCATCAGTTATGGCAATTTCACAATGCCTTCTTGGTCTTCCATTCACTCTCTTTTCATCAATTTTCTTTCTTGAACCCACCCTTCTCCCCAGAGTTTCTAAGTTTTGGCCTGAAGTTTTTTTTCCTGGGCTTAGTATGGCTCTAACCAATATCTGTTGCAAAGGAGGAATAGAAATTGCCTGTGGATCTCCTGATCATGCTTCTTATACAGGAGAAGCAATATGTAACCAAAATTGTGGTGCAAATGAAGCTGCTGCTACTGCCTTCagtttattttttatgaagGCACCTTTCCATGTTTTGTTCCCTGCCATTATGTGCATTGACGGTCCTTATTCGTTAGAGCCCTCAAAGATACAAGACCTGCTTTTGGCTAAACTATCAGACTGTGCAACTGATTACGACCTTATTTCCTATTTGCGCCTTGTGTTATTTTGGCTTTATCAGATACGGTCGTCTTGTACAGTTGAACAATTAGTCGGTTTCCAACAACTTTCTGAGATTTGCTCAGTTCTGGTGAAGAACTTATTATCTCAACTATTGGTGGCTGATTCTGATTCCCTCAGAACCTCCAGTGTAAATCTATCAAGTCATGATATTCAAAAGGTGGCTgaaactatcttttatcatcctGCAATAACTACATCGTTATCCTGCCCTTTGGAGTGTAGCGAAGACTTACCAGAGGGTAACCTACCAGACAATGTGGATGCTCTCATCAATTTATCGAGGGGGAAAGTTCATAGATTAGACCATCATGCCTTGGATATATTGGCAACAACTTGCAAGTACTTGTTTTCTCTGTGCAATGACAACCAATTTACACTTGAAGTAGAAGATGGGGATGCTACAAAGTTTGTGAAAGCATTCAACGTCTTGGTTCATAAGCTCTTTCAGGAAGTCAAGGTTAAATTTGATCACAGCATTAGAAGTAACAATTGTATGGCTTTCCTCCCAACATTTTATGCTTTGCATGCTTTGAGTGGTTTTATATCTCCATTTGAGCTTCTTGAATTAGTGCGTTGGATGTTTAGTAGAGTTGATGTGGATGGCAACCAGAAATCTGCTATTTGTTTTGGATCTTGTATTGCTGGTGGTGCATTTAGAAATCTATCTAATTATTTGCAGCAGCCAAATACAAAGAGAAAGgcatttgatttgttttggacGATGGAAGAAAACAATATTAATAGCTACATTGTTGAAGAAATCTATATTAAGATATCAAAGCTTGCCTTTCTTTTGGAATCAGAAGTTGTAGATCATTGCTTGCTGGAAGCTATGAATGTGGTATACAGGCAGAAATGTATGCAAAAGTGTAATTTTCATCCATTAATAATAGTGATGTCGAGAGTTATAGCAACCACTCCAATAGAAATGCTTTCCCATTGCATTTACAGAACAAGCAAGACGAAAGCTAGATTGTTGTCTCTTCTTATTGATCTGAGCTCTATGCATTTGTCTACCTTTGGGCACTTACTTTTTGGTACTCTAGATACTAGTTGTCTACATAATGGCAATGTGACATCTGACCTAGCCCTTTCAGATCACGACTATATGATGCTTCTGCCTTCTGCTGTGTCCTACATGAATTCAGTTTTAATGAAATTTGGAGAGCCGTGCTACAGGCATTTTAGAAATATTCCTTCCTTTTATTCAAAGATTATTTTGGATGGTCTCCTTCATTGGAAGAATTTTGTTTCTCGTGATGTGTTTCATGAAGATTTTGGAGAGGTTTTGCCGTCATCTGCTGAAGAAGTTCTTAACCTCATTAATGGTAGTCTTCTTGGCAAAGCGATTTGTATGCTGCGCTATCACTATGCTTTGAATGCAGATTCAGTAGAAAGGAAAGACCGATTAAAGCATTTCAGTTCCATTTTCCCAGCTTCTGTGGGACACAAGGAGCTGATAGACTGGGATGTTGGTGGATTGGGTTCTCACTCtttcaatgaaacattaaaccTTGTAAATAAAATTCATGCAAAGGTCTCGTTTTGTAGGATGCTGTTATTCCCCAAAGATACTCAGGTTCACTCTCTTTCAATTGAAGCCAGTGGGAACCTGAAAGACGTTCCTCTGGACATGGAAGATAACAAAGGTAACTCCTCACAAATGCAGTTTTTGAACATCTTGGTGGATATGTGGCAATGCATTGTTAAAACAGTCCCTTCAGTCTTTCATAGTTCTCAAAAGGGACACAGCACAGATAGTTCTTCATTGTGGAGATACCTGGAAGTTCTGATATTGAAAAGCATTTTTGAAGTGTCTAGAGAGATGCATGACAGTCTAATCAGAGTACAATCTATACCCTTCCTAGAGAAATTGATGAAACCAGCTCTTCTGCATAGGTTTGACGATCCAACAACTTTGCAAATGCTGCGCGATCTTTTGACTTTTCTATCTGGGGGGAAATTTTCGCGTGTTCCCTATCTTCAGCTTTTACTTGCACACTCTCAATTTGTGCCTACTATTCGTTCACTATCCAAACCATCACATTCTTCCCATGTGGGTGCCTTTTCTAGGCCTATGTCTAGCATTCTTAGATCACCTGTTTCCCTTACCTCAAAACAAAATGTAGATGATGGGGAATGCGATCTAGAAACATCTGAGCTGTACGTTAAACAGTTGGAGGTTATCATATTACTGCGGACACTCCTTCCTTTCAGGTTTCAACAGGATGGTTTTGACTTTGGAAAAGATTTAGGCATTGATCTTAGGGAAGTTCATTTACTACTTTTGTCTTCTTATGGTGCAACACTTTCTGAAATTGATGTGGAGATATACAATCTGATGCGCACAATTGAGTGTATTGATGGTTTGGAGCATGGCCGATTTGCTGGAATGGATTACCTTTGGGGCAGTGCTGCGTTGAAGATAGAAAAGGAACGGAATCTGGAGCAGAGTTTGTCTTATGATACAATTAATGATGCTGAAGCAGTAAAAGAACACCGTAGAAATCAAGTTAGAGAAAATCTTGCGATTGACCCCAAAATATGCGCGTCCACTTTGCTATATTTTCCCTACCATATAGTGGCATCTGATGAGCTATTATCCTTGAACAAGTTTCAAACAGATCCTGTTGATCATATGCATGTG TTATGCTCCCCCGATGTTGACGCTAAAGAAAGATATAATCCTATTTTCATCTTGCGCTTCTCTATTCATTGTCTTTCAGAAGGTTACATTGAACCCTTGGAGTTTGCTGGTTTAGGCTTACTTGCTATTGCCTTTATGAGTATTTCATCACCTAATGACAAGATGAGAAGTTTGGGTTATGAAACTCTTGAAACATTGCAGGACAAGTTGAAG ACATGTCAAAAGAAGAAGGGTGTCGCGCAAATTAAGCTTCTGTTGCTTTATGTGGAAAATGGTATACAACAAATAGGGCAGAGAATCTCTTCTGTAAATGCTATTTTTGCTGCAGAGACATCCCTCATATTATTAGATACTTCACATGAACATTATGCAACTTTACTAACGCTATTGAAGAGATCGTCTGCATTGAACACGAAG AATGTACCTTTCTTTAGCAATTTTTTCTGGAGTTCCTCTATTAACTTCAGATCAGAAAGGTTGTGGATACTGCGGTTATTATATGTGGGGCTGAACTTTGACGATGATGCACATGTTTATATCAAGAATTCCATTCTTGAGACTCTGTTGAGTTTCTATGTTTCTCCCCTTTCAGATAAGGAGTCCAAGGAACTAATTCTTCAG GTAGTGAAGAAGTCAGTTAAATTGCATAAGTTGGCTCGTCATCTAGTTGAAAAATGTGGTCTGTTTCCATGGTTATCATCTCTTCTCTCGATATCCAGTGAAAGTCGTCTTGAAGATGAAACTTTGTGCTTGTTGCAGTTGAGTGTGGTATCAGAG GTGGTCAATGATGTTGTTTCTTCAAGAAACATTACTGAATGGTTGCAGAACATTGCCCTCGAGCAGCTCATGGAGTTCACAtctcatctctacaaatttctTGCGACTGATGTGACTTTGATAACAGATAATGTTGCAGTCGTCAATCAAATTCTTAAAACAATAATATCTACATTCAAGGTATCCCAAAAGAGGACGATATATCAGCCACATTTTGTTGTATCATTCGACGgtttatataaaatatataagGCGGTCAAGGTCTACAATGATGCAAGATCATGTGGTACTGTAGAGTTTGGCCTTAAAGCCATTCTTATGAGCGCCCCTCCAGCTTCCATCTTTTATGtg AGTGGTGAAAAGCTGTCAAGTTTTATCATGTGGGCAATTTCCAGTGCTGTAGAAACAGACTCTGCaactatgcttcattccaatgAATCTCGTCAATGTTTCACTACTATTCCAGAGGAAAAGGAGGTGTATAAGAATTCTTTGATTTCAAAACTATTGCGTTGGCTAACTGCAACTGTAATTCTTGGGAAGCTTGACTGGACATCCAGTGACGTGGATCCTGAGTTCTCGAAAAGTTTGAATTTAAAAAGTTTGCAGTCTTTAATAACTCATGCTGACAAGGCATGTGGAGAAAGGGGCCGAAACGGATATGGTTGTGAAGAGATCTTGGCATCAGCAATTCTCTACCTTCAACAGCTCTCTGGAACAAATTACGAAATGCTACCATCTGTTACTGCCGCCCTTAGTCTTCTCCTTTCCAATGCCTCCATTTATGCAG GTTTCTTGCATGATAATGAAACTGTCCAATCACTTTGGCGGAAGATACGTTGCCCTAATGAAGCTAATCCTGCCTGGAGATG GTCATTTGACCAGGCATGGAAGGATGCGATGTTGGAAGTCACTGATTCCCAGAAGATGGAGGAACTCCATGCTTGTGAATCACTTTTTGTTATATTTTCAAATCTGCTTGGAAAACAATCATCAGAATTGCAGGTTTCATCAACACAGGATATAGATAGATTTGGTGTATTTGAGTGGGAAAAAAGTATCATAACATCTCAGAAATGCTAG